In Dyadobacter sp. NIV53, a single window of DNA contains:
- a CDS encoding tyrosine-protein kinase, translated as MNKANQSRDQQSNAEDEDFDLTEYIRKYFRYWYLFPLFVIISLTAAYFYLQITQPVYLSRTTILIKDEKKGIGQNQSDILQEMAMFGGNKLVENETEILKSQPLMEQVIKNLKLDVSYSTIDGIKTVDLYKKSPVIVKPAIITEEGIAEPMTIHVTDANHFTINSEGKPFAFNQRFQNKWGEFTVLKGEKSDYKDIIIHFSNPASLVEGMIDGLAVLQPNVKSTVLQLTYADVSKQRGMDILNTLLDAYIQASLTDKNTEASNTLKFIETRLGLITGELGDVEKDVETYKTSKGLTDISAESQIFLENIQENDARLNEINTKIKVLESVYNFIENAGEGAPAPATYMIDDPVLVSLLTKFNELDLQRERYARTTQAGNPLLETITTQLAQTRQAIKDNVQNLRRGMDVTKQNLEGINTRFSAGLRTIPQKEREYVGIKRQQTIKENLYLYLLQKREETALGYASTVTDSRLINPPVSSFAPIAPKRSVVWGGAGAAGIIIPILLINLIFLLNNTVQSREEIEKQSGLPVIGEIGLMKYKDGIETESIITMTSRSAVAEQFRAMRTNLMYLGNGSCRTLMFTSSVGGEGKSFVSINLAASLAYYGKKVILVGLDLRKPTLHDRLQVSNRMGVSNYMVGQTDLHELIQPTGIHPQFDVITAGPLPPNPSELIGNGRLPELLAELRLQYDYILIDSPPYGLVTDSSLIAECVDATLYVVRYNYTLLGHLKKIADLRKSKRFNNLTVIYNGVNYGAGYGYGYGYGGYGYGYYTEDDKSKPKDIGSKIKKLVGKS; from the coding sequence AGATAACACAGCCTGTTTACCTCAGCAGAACCACCATCCTGATCAAGGACGAAAAAAAGGGAATCGGGCAAAACCAAAGTGATATACTTCAGGAAATGGCCATGTTCGGTGGCAACAAGTTGGTTGAGAATGAAACTGAGATCCTGAAATCCCAGCCTTTGATGGAGCAGGTGATCAAAAACCTTAAACTGGATGTATCTTATTCTACAATAGACGGAATAAAAACGGTTGATCTCTACAAAAAAAGCCCTGTAATTGTAAAGCCAGCCATTATTACGGAAGAGGGAATTGCGGAGCCAATGACAATTCATGTCACGGATGCCAACCATTTTACAATTAACAGTGAAGGAAAGCCATTTGCTTTTAATCAGCGTTTTCAGAATAAATGGGGTGAGTTTACTGTGCTTAAAGGTGAGAAATCTGATTACAAGGATATTATTATACATTTCTCAAACCCAGCAAGCCTGGTAGAAGGTATGATTGATGGTTTGGCTGTATTACAGCCGAACGTGAAAAGTACCGTTTTGCAGCTGACATACGCGGATGTATCCAAGCAGCGTGGAATGGACATCCTTAATACACTTCTGGATGCATACATTCAGGCGTCCCTTACCGACAAGAACACTGAGGCCAGCAATACACTCAAATTTATTGAAACCCGGTTAGGACTGATTACGGGTGAACTTGGCGATGTGGAAAAGGATGTAGAAACGTACAAAACGTCGAAAGGATTAACTGATATCAGTGCTGAATCACAGATCTTCCTTGAAAACATACAGGAGAATGACGCCAGGCTTAATGAGATCAATACGAAGATCAAAGTACTGGAAAGTGTATATAATTTTATTGAAAATGCCGGCGAAGGCGCTCCTGCACCAGCTACTTACATGATCGATGATCCTGTATTGGTATCACTGCTGACCAAGTTCAATGAACTTGATCTGCAAAGGGAGCGGTATGCACGCACTACACAAGCAGGCAACCCGTTACTGGAAACCATCACTACCCAGCTTGCGCAAACACGCCAGGCAATTAAGGATAATGTTCAGAATTTACGGCGCGGAATGGATGTTACCAAGCAAAACCTGGAAGGCATTAATACCCGTTTTTCAGCCGGACTGCGTACTATTCCGCAAAAGGAAAGAGAATATGTTGGTATCAAAAGACAACAGACTATCAAAGAAAACCTGTATCTGTACTTACTTCAGAAAAGAGAAGAAACTGCATTGGGTTACGCATCTACGGTAACTGACAGCCGCCTGATCAATCCTCCGGTATCGTCCTTTGCTCCTATTGCTCCAAAACGTTCTGTTGTATGGGGAGGGGCAGGCGCGGCAGGTATCATCATTCCGATATTGCTCATTAACCTGATTTTCCTGCTTAACAATACTGTTCAGAGCCGTGAAGAAATAGAGAAACAATCCGGCCTGCCTGTAATTGGCGAAATTGGTCTGATGAAATACAAGGATGGTATCGAAACAGAATCTATTATTACAATGACCAGCCGTAGTGCAGTCGCCGAACAGTTCAGGGCGATGCGTACCAACCTGATGTATCTAGGAAATGGGAGCTGCCGCACGCTGATGTTTACCTCATCCGTAGGTGGAGAAGGTAAAAGTTTTGTTAGTATTAACCTTGCTGCAAGTTTGGCTTACTACGGTAAAAAAGTAATCCTGGTAGGCCTCGACCTTCGTAAACCTACGTTACACGACCGTCTGCAGGTTTCAAACAGAATGGGTGTATCTAATTACATGGTTGGACAAACGGATCTGCATGAACTGATCCAACCAACCGGAATTCATCCGCAGTTTGACGTTATTACTGCTGGCCCGCTGCCTCCCAACCCATCCGAGCTCATCGGTAATGGCCGTCTTCCGGAGCTTCTGGCAGAATTACGCCTGCAATATGATTACATCCTGATAGATTCTCCGCCATACGGCTTGGTTACAGATTCGTCCCTTATTGCAGAATGCGTAGATGCTACATTGTATGTTGTTCGCTACAATTACACATTGCTGGGGCACCTGAAAAAGATAGCTGACCTTCGCAAGTCCAAGCGCTTTAACAATCTGACAGTCATTTACAATGGTGTGAATTATGGGGCGGGTTATGGATATGGGTATGGATATGGTGGTTATGGCTACGGATATTATACTGAGGATGACAAAAGCAAACCAAAGGACATAGGTTCTAAAATTAAAAAGCTAGTTGGTAAGAGCTAA
- a CDS encoding NAD-dependent epimerase/dehydratase family protein, whose protein sequence is MKILVTGSAGFIGFHTVKKLLEMGFEVVGLDNINDYYSPSLKYARLNEAGIIQENIKWYYPTQSVKNPKYRFVRMNLEDKQQLFSLFQSERFDYVINLAAQAGVRYSIENPDVYTQSNVIGFHYILEACRNFPPKHLVHASSSSVYGTNAKIPFSEDDKVDTPVSLYAATKKSNELMAHTYSHLYNIPITCLRFFTVYGPWGRPDMAPMLFAKAITQGKPIKVFNNGEMERDFTFVEDIANGVIKTMLTKFSDDQLYRVLNIGNGSPVNLLDFIKSMEKYLKQDAMREYLPMQAGDVKRTWADQTLFHSTVGYKPAVSIDEGVKVFVDWYQKFYKKKKVLHHY, encoded by the coding sequence ATGAAAATATTAGTAACAGGTAGTGCGGGATTTATTGGTTTCCATACCGTTAAAAAGCTTCTTGAAATGGGTTTTGAAGTGGTAGGTTTAGACAATATCAATGACTACTATTCACCTTCGTTAAAATATGCCCGTTTAAACGAAGCCGGAATTATCCAGGAAAATATTAAATGGTATTATCCGACACAAAGCGTAAAAAATCCTAAATATAGATTTGTCAGGATGAACTTGGAGGACAAGCAGCAGCTCTTCAGCCTTTTTCAAAGTGAAAGGTTTGACTACGTTATAAATCTTGCTGCTCAGGCCGGGGTTCGATACTCAATTGAGAATCCAGACGTCTATACGCAATCGAATGTCATTGGTTTTCATTACATTCTCGAAGCTTGCAGAAATTTCCCTCCGAAACATCTGGTTCATGCCTCCTCCTCATCTGTATACGGAACTAACGCAAAAATTCCGTTTTCAGAAGATGATAAAGTCGATACCCCAGTAAGCTTATATGCTGCTACAAAAAAGAGCAATGAGTTGATGGCTCATACTTACAGCCATTTGTATAATATACCTATTACCTGCTTACGGTTCTTTACTGTTTATGGTCCTTGGGGACGGCCTGACATGGCACCGATGCTATTTGCAAAAGCAATAACACAAGGAAAGCCTATCAAAGTGTTTAATAATGGTGAAATGGAGCGTGACTTTACTTTTGTCGAAGACATTGCAAATGGAGTAATAAAAACCATGCTTACCAAGTTCTCTGACGATCAGCTTTACCGGGTGCTAAATATTGGTAATGGTTCTCCTGTCAATCTTCTGGACTTTATCAAATCCATGGAGAAATATTTGAAACAGGATGCGATGCGTGAATATTTACCTATGCAAGCAGGAGATGTAAAACGCACATGGGCCGATCAAACATTATTCCATAGTACTGTTGGATATAAACCTGCTGTAAGTATTGATGAAGGGGTAAAAGTTTTTGTGGATTGGTATCAAAAGTTTTATAAAAAGAAAAAAGTATTGCATCATTATTAA
- a CDS encoding oligosaccharide flippase family protein codes for MTTIPYKGLLRKLDTYKQMVANFGYLSILQIFNMAFPLLTYPYLLRVLGAETYGMVVYAQALVGYLVVMVNFGFNITATKEISINRDNSEKINEIVSSVFIVKGILFLLSFLLLSAALFYIKEIQPYSILFYLTLWMCLYEFLFPVWYFHGTERMKYITFLTLASRLTFISLIFLFVHTKQDYTLVPVINGVGAISSCIIAWIILKRNNVQIRLQPVSTLFYYVRKAYIMALANISNIFKTNFNLVVVKYFFSFKEVAYFDLAIKISNLGITFLDLISQTIFPKMSRVKDSKFLIKMLKLSFIAALFMVISIHLFGDIIISIIGGANMESATNILKILSLNLPIYIIGALLGRNCLLINGYDNHILYSMALSSILYLVMVLATYYLFPTNMVNNIAVVYVLSFLFETIYRYKVCSLKKLI; via the coding sequence TTGACTACAATACCCTATAAAGGCTTATTAAGAAAACTGGATACTTATAAGCAAATGGTAGCAAACTTTGGGTATCTATCCATTTTGCAGATATTTAACATGGCATTTCCATTGCTTACGTATCCTTATCTTCTCAGAGTACTCGGAGCAGAAACGTACGGAATGGTTGTATATGCACAAGCTTTGGTTGGTTATTTAGTCGTAATGGTAAATTTTGGTTTCAATATTACCGCCACAAAGGAGATAAGTATAAACAGGGACAATAGCGAGAAAATAAATGAAATTGTAAGCAGTGTTTTTATAGTTAAAGGAATTCTCTTTTTACTGTCTTTTCTTTTACTGTCTGCTGCATTATTTTATATAAAGGAAATTCAGCCGTATTCTATCTTATTCTATTTGACATTATGGATGTGTCTTTATGAATTCCTATTTCCTGTCTGGTATTTTCATGGCACGGAGAGAATGAAATATATAACCTTCCTCACATTAGCAAGCCGATTAACATTTATATCGTTAATATTCTTGTTTGTTCATACAAAACAAGACTATACGCTTGTGCCTGTTATAAATGGTGTTGGGGCAATTTCTTCATGTATAATAGCCTGGATAATACTTAAAAGGAACAACGTACAAATCAGACTGCAGCCAGTTTCTACATTGTTTTATTATGTCAGAAAAGCCTATATAATGGCCCTGGCGAATATATCCAATATCTTTAAGACGAACTTTAATCTTGTTGTTGTTAAATACTTCTTTTCTTTCAAAGAAGTTGCTTATTTCGACTTGGCAATTAAAATTTCAAATTTAGGAATCACATTTCTGGATCTTATCAGTCAGACAATATTCCCAAAAATGAGCAGGGTAAAGGACAGCAAATTCTTAATTAAAATGTTGAAACTATCATTTATAGCAGCTCTATTTATGGTAATTTCTATCCATTTATTTGGTGATATTATTATTTCCATAATTGGTGGGGCTAATATGGAGAGTGCAACAAACATATTAAAAATTTTATCTCTCAATTTGCCTATTTATATTATTGGAGCTTTACTTGGAAGAAATTGTCTGCTTATTAATGGTTATGACAATCACATATTATACAGCATGGCATTATCAAGTATATTGTATCTCGTTATGGTTCTAGCGACTTATTATCTGTTTCCAACTAATATGGTGAATAATATTGCAGTGGTGTATGTTCTGTCATTCCTTTTTGAAACAATATATAGATACAAAGTTTGCAGTTTAAAAAAGCTAATTTAA
- a CDS encoding serine O-acetyltransferase, with protein sequence MKITYKFVREIFFAMVSGVYNILLSVIFYKTVKLYLCNHLTIGIAKLNRNRIIFPHPVGIVIGQKVEIGHDCIIYQNVTIGTKDTLNYKTAKYPRIGNNVTIYANAIIFGDITIGNNAVIGAGAVVFKNVPENYMAVGNPAEIMPLNKRPITREPSLIHNTH encoded by the coding sequence ATGAAGATTACTTATAAGTTCGTTCGAGAAATATTCTTTGCAATGGTGTCAGGTGTTTATAATATATTGCTTAGCGTTATTTTCTATAAAACAGTAAAATTATACTTATGTAATCACCTTACAATTGGCATTGCAAAACTGAACAGAAACAGAATTATTTTCCCTCATCCTGTTGGCATAGTTATCGGGCAAAAAGTTGAAATCGGACACGATTGTATTATCTATCAAAATGTTACAATTGGTACTAAAGATACACTAAACTATAAAACAGCCAAGTACCCACGTATAGGAAATAACGTAACTATTTATGCCAATGCGATAATCTTTGGTGATATTACAATTGGCAATAATGCCGTAATTGGAGCAGGTGCTGTGGTTTTCAAAAATGTACCTGAAAACTACATGGCAGTTGGTAATCCGGCGGAAATAATGCCTCTCAATAAACGTCCAATAACAAGGGAACCTAGTCTTATTCACAATACTCATTAA
- a CDS encoding glycosyltransferase, with protein sequence MQNSDIKSNPPKITVLMGVYNEPTEWIKQSINSILTQTFRDFEFIIINDNPESGEHLEFLNMMKAQDSRIELVNNEKNIGLTKSLNKGISIAMGEFIARMDADDIADPARFELQLNYMMNNPSCVVCGSWMTSLSDKKTFLMKYPTTDPQIKNVLLLKNCIPHPTAFIRTAVLKSNSIFYNESIRYSQDYELWCNLSSHGTLGNLEQPLLQYRISDQQISTKRFKEQSKFARTIRTTYLRQTLNRLNLNSNNESVPAKIKKAKLDNKFKQYLLSSYYSDLSVKECILSPLINGDILRMKQLYFSSIKISRSR encoded by the coding sequence ATGCAAAACTCAGACATTAAAAGTAATCCTCCCAAAATAACGGTATTAATGGGAGTATATAATGAGCCTACTGAGTGGATCAAGCAGTCCATAAATTCTATTTTGACACAAACATTTAGAGATTTTGAGTTTATTATTATTAATGACAATCCAGAATCTGGTGAGCATTTGGAGTTTTTAAATATGATGAAAGCTCAGGATTCAAGAATTGAATTAGTCAATAATGAGAAAAATATAGGCTTAACAAAATCTTTGAATAAAGGTATTTCTATTGCAATGGGAGAATTTATTGCCAGAATGGACGCGGATGATATTGCTGACCCGGCTCGTTTTGAACTTCAGTTGAATTACATGATGAATAATCCATCGTGCGTCGTATGTGGCAGTTGGATGACATCTCTTTCAGACAAAAAAACGTTCCTGATGAAGTATCCAACAACAGATCCTCAGATAAAAAATGTATTGTTACTTAAGAACTGCATTCCTCATCCTACTGCATTTATCAGGACTGCCGTTCTTAAATCAAATTCTATATTCTATAACGAATCCATAAGGTATTCCCAAGATTATGAACTCTGGTGCAACTTGTCGAGCCATGGCACTTTGGGAAATCTGGAACAGCCACTTTTGCAATATAGAATTTCTGATCAGCAAATATCAACCAAGAGATTCAAGGAGCAATCCAAATTTGCACGTACAATCAGAACAACATATCTAAGGCAGACGTTAAATCGCCTGAACCTGAATAGCAACAACGAGTCTGTTCCTGCCAAAATAAAAAAGGCGAAACTTGATAATAAATTTAAACAATACCTATTATCATCTTATTACAGTGACCTTAGTGTGAAAGAATGCATACTTTCTCCCTTAATTAACGGTGACATTTTAAGAATGAAACAATTATATTTTTCTTCAATTAAAATATCAAGAAGTAGGTAA
- a CDS encoding serine acetyltransferase → MKLIDLIKSDLRANKGNRKGQLVALSYRLSNHIYRSNNILVKLLGFPIVKFHHWFVIWIMGVEIPAKTRIGEGLQVWHGTALVINQDTVIGDNVLLRHSTTIGNKYLGSGCPVIGNNVEIGAHSILIGDIKIGDNVTIGAASLVTKSIPSNSVAYGNPIKIVSKFKETA, encoded by the coding sequence ATGAAGCTTATAGACCTTATTAAATCGGATTTACGCGCCAATAAAGGAAACCGAAAGGGACAGCTGGTAGCTTTGTCATACAGATTATCTAATCACATCTATAGAAGTAATAATATACTTGTAAAGTTGTTAGGTTTTCCTATTGTAAAATTTCACCATTGGTTCGTAATCTGGATCATGGGCGTTGAAATTCCTGCAAAAACCAGAATTGGAGAAGGCCTTCAGGTATGGCACGGCACGGCACTGGTAATTAATCAGGATACAGTAATTGGAGATAATGTTTTGTTAAGGCACAGCACAACAATTGGAAACAAATATCTTGGTTCGGGCTGTCCTGTAATTGGAAACAATGTTGAAATTGGGGCACATAGCATATTAATTGGAGACATCAAAATTGGTGATAATGTGACTATAGGCGCAGCAAGTTTAGTAACAAAGTCCATTCCATCGAACAGTGTTGCATATGGAAACCCAATCAAAATAGTATCTAAGTTTAAAGAGACAGCATAA
- a CDS encoding glycosyltransferase, translated as MTNQLPLVSIILPVYNAETYLKDCIDSIVGQTYKNWELLLINDGSTDNSEQVILPFLKSGLAIKYIKQKTNSGIACCLNLAISQSEGKYIARMDADDLMVPVRLEHQVTYMEEHPDVGVLGSAVEFIDEKGNTIANYFYPENDVQIKKVLPARNPFVHPSVMMRSNMLKSVKHLYRSDYPRAEDYDLWIRLSAETKMANLSAILLRYRFHSGQTSQKSLKKMSFDLIRLRLDAIRQHLFSPSHSIYLIKPFLYWLSPPGFYLNGYFKEK; from the coding sequence ATGACCAACCAATTACCATTAGTTAGTATTATTTTGCCAGTCTATAATGCAGAAACCTATTTGAAAGATTGTATTGATAGTATTGTTGGCCAAACCTACAAAAACTGGGAACTGCTTCTTATCAATGATGGATCAACAGACAACTCGGAACAGGTAATTCTTCCGTTTTTGAAAAGTGGATTGGCAATTAAATATATAAAGCAAAAAACCAACTCTGGAATTGCATGTTGTCTGAATCTAGCTATTTCTCAGTCAGAAGGAAAGTATATAGCAAGAATGGATGCTGATGATTTAATGGTTCCTGTTAGATTGGAGCACCAGGTAACATATATGGAAGAGCATCCTGATGTGGGTGTTCTTGGTAGTGCCGTTGAATTTATCGATGAAAAAGGCAATACTATTGCTAATTACTTTTATCCAGAAAATGATGTGCAAATAAAAAAAGTTTTGCCTGCTAGAAATCCGTTTGTTCATCCATCAGTAATGATGAGATCAAATATGCTGAAATCCGTAAAACACTTATATAGAAGCGATTACCCAAGGGCAGAAGACTACGACCTATGGATTAGGTTATCGGCAGAAACCAAGATGGCAAACTTATCGGCAATATTACTAAGATATCGTTTCCACTCCGGGCAAACATCACAGAAAAGCTTAAAGAAAATGTCTTTTGATTTAATCAGATTAAGACTAGATGCCATCCGCCAGCATCTTTTCTCTCCAAGTCATTCCATCTATTTAATAAAACCGTTTTTATACTGGTTGAGTCCCCCTGGCTTTTATCTCAATGGTTACTTCAAAGAGAAATAA
- a CDS encoding O-antigen ligase family protein, with the protein MTKNKQLILTVIYVAIIASISARFADLFSLGGIKNIRFIAPLILLPLLFSKPVDGYNESVKPFFGSLYRTFIFVIVYTLFVSFIIFDLGFTYRNFVNLILLLTPLIISDAISKKTSLLQHRKVIYFLFWSYVFVFFVQLAKDGISLVSILTIFQSNIIVDSEFETESDVSLVLGPYALFFLHYKRWKYAAFSIFLVILGAKRVAILGLAISILFYYVICPVIFRKQTEERPSKKFAIIFSVCGILVASIWAMIIEGTFSDYIQEVTGLSINRFLMGRMGRFQLVFSNIHEHPFPGFGYGLGYIENILYYVANFPSSFHNDFYRLYLEFGVIVFGIWLYIQGYFCTSNKLLFSLIILIFLLMQTDNVFMYDRVMYAFYLIYAFNRKEYLANQMEETENMEEEYMEGVSQI; encoded by the coding sequence ATGACAAAAAATAAACAGCTGATTCTAACAGTAATTTACGTTGCTATAATTGCATCCATATCTGCGAGATTTGCAGATCTATTTAGCTTGGGCGGAATTAAGAACATTCGTTTTATAGCACCTTTAATTCTTTTACCGCTTCTGTTTTCTAAACCTGTTGATGGATACAACGAATCTGTAAAACCTTTTTTCGGTTCATTATATCGAACATTTATTTTTGTAATTGTCTACACGCTGTTTGTATCATTTATAATATTCGACCTTGGATTTACTTACAGGAATTTTGTAAACCTGATTTTGCTGTTAACACCATTAATAATTTCAGATGCTATCAGTAAAAAAACAAGTTTATTACAGCATCGAAAAGTGATTTATTTTTTATTTTGGTCATATGTCTTTGTATTTTTTGTACAATTGGCAAAAGATGGAATTTCATTAGTAAGTATTCTTACAATATTTCAATCTAATATCATTGTTGATTCTGAGTTTGAAACTGAAAGTGATGTATCGCTTGTACTAGGCCCATATGCTTTATTCTTTCTTCATTATAAAAGGTGGAAATATGCAGCATTTTCTATTTTTCTGGTCATATTAGGTGCCAAGCGGGTTGCAATCCTTGGTTTAGCAATTAGTATTCTTTTTTATTATGTCATTTGCCCTGTTATTTTCAGAAAACAAACTGAGGAAAGACCATCTAAAAAGTTTGCTATAATCTTTTCCGTTTGTGGCATACTTGTAGCAAGCATTTGGGCTATGATTATTGAGGGAACTTTCAGCGATTACATTCAGGAGGTTACTGGTTTGAGTATTAACCGTTTCCTTATGGGTCGTATGGGTAGATTTCAACTTGTATTTAGTAATATCCACGAACATCCTTTTCCGGGATTCGGATATGGATTGGGTTACATTGAAAATATTTTGTACTACGTGGCTAACTTCCCCTCTTCATTTCATAACGATTTTTACAGACTCTATTTAGAATTCGGGGTTATTGTATTCGGTATTTGGCTTTATATTCAAGGTTATTTTTGTACAAGCAATAAATTACTATTTAGCCTTATTATTCTGATTTTTTTACTAATGCAGACGGACAATGTCTTCATGTATGACAGGGTGATGTATGCATTCTATCTGATTTATGCTTTTAATAGAAAGGAATATCTGGCTAATCAGATGGAGGAAACAGAAAATATGGAAGAAGAATATATGGAAGGAGTATCTCAGATTTAA
- a CDS encoding glycosyltransferase: MLSSDILVFPTFYANECLPLVLIEAMQCGLPIITSREGGIPSIIIDKRNGLLINPKSPQEIANSIEQLYFLPEARLKMRLQARSDYENFYTVEAFEKNLANVLTQVIRKIHENNPQHSLSNLLSDQFYDLKD, translated from the coding sequence ATGTTAAGTTCAGACATTCTGGTTTTTCCTACTTTCTATGCCAACGAGTGCCTTCCACTGGTTCTCATTGAAGCAATGCAATGCGGACTTCCTATTATTACGTCCCGTGAAGGTGGCATACCAAGTATTATAATAGACAAGAGGAATGGATTATTAATAAACCCCAAGTCACCACAGGAAATTGCAAATAGCATTGAACAACTTTATTTCCTCCCGGAAGCCAGGTTAAAAATGAGGTTACAGGCAAGATCGGATTATGAAAATTTTTATACTGTTGAAGCCTTTGAGAAAAATCTGGCTAATGTCTTAACCCAAGTTATAAGAAAAATACATGAAAATAATCCGCAACATTCTTTATCGAATTTATTATCTGATCAATTTTATGATCTTAAAGATTAA
- a CDS encoding DapH/DapD/GlmU-related protein, which produces MILKINKVTVGSHIQIDGILLAMNKGSFRIGNNVRINSDKYKNVIGGDTRTSFVIGKLASLNIGNHVSISNSAFYCANNITIDDFVMIGGNCKIWDSDFHPIDPVMRKTAPNENFKTRPIHIKESAFIGGSTIILKGVTIGKNSVIGAGSVVSRDIPDNQIWAGNPAQFIKNIDL; this is translated from the coding sequence ATGATCTTAAAGATTAATAAGGTCACAGTTGGTTCACATATTCAGATCGACGGTATTCTGTTAGCAATGAATAAAGGTAGTTTTCGTATAGGAAATAATGTCAGGATCAACTCTGATAAATACAAAAATGTAATTGGGGGTGATACCCGTACCTCTTTCGTAATTGGCAAATTGGCGTCACTCAATATCGGAAATCATGTATCTATATCAAATTCGGCTTTCTATTGTGCCAATAATATTACAATTGATGATTTCGTAATGATTGGAGGAAACTGTAAAATTTGGGATTCCGACTTTCACCCTATTGATCCTGTGATGCGAAAAACAGCTCCAAACGAAAATTTTAAAACTCGCCCGATACATATAAAAGAATCGGCTTTCATCGGAGGATCAACTATCATCCTGAAAGGCGTTACAATTGGTAAAAATTCGGTTATTGGAGCCGGGAGTGTAGTAAGTAGAGATATTCCGGATAACCAGATATGGGCAGGAAACCCTGCTCAGTTTATAAAAAACATTGACTTATGA